Part of the Streptomyces sp. WMMC500 genome is shown below.
GCACGCGCGCGACTCGGGCGCGGGTGTCGGCTCGGCGGTGTTCCCGCCGGTCAACCCGTACCAGTCGCCGCCCCCGGGCGCCGCTGCCGCCACCCCGTACCAGCCGATGCAGCAGCAGGGGTTCGGCCCGGCGCAGCCGCCGCAGCCTCAGCACGGGGGGTACTCCACTCCCCAGCCCTACTCGCTCAGCCCGCACGCGACGCCCGCCGGCGGTGCCGGGAACGGGGGCGGGGGGAACCGCAACGTCGCGGTCATCGCGCTGACCGTCGTCATCGCCGTCACGGTGATCGCGGCGGCCGTCATCGTCATCGCGCTCAACAGCGGCGGCGACGGCAAGCCCGAGGCCAAGCAGACCGGCGGGACCCAGCAGAGCGACCCCAACTCCGACCCGACCGGCGGCACCGCAGAGCCCGCTGACGACGGCGGCGCGGAGGGCACCGACGGCGGCACGGGCGAGGGCGGCATGATCCCGCCGGACCGGTCCCGCACGATCGACAAGACCCGCTGCACCGAGCCGCTGACCGACCCCCAGAACGAGGACCTGGTCAGGGTGCCCGACTTCACCTTCAAGGACTACCAGTCGGTGCGCGAGTGCCTCCGCGCGGCGCAGTGGTCGTACGAGGTGGACGAGGAGCCCGACGAGCTGTGGGGCAAGGACACGGTGCTGGAGCAGAACTTCGACGAGTACGACGAGTACTTCGACCCGTCGAAGGACAAGCTGGAGCTCGTCATCGCCACGGGCTACCCGGAGTAGAAACCGCACGCACGGCTCGGGCCGGGCTTCGTCCCCTGGACGAACCCGGCCCGTCGCCGTGTGGGCGGTGTGCGGTGGAGCGGTGGAGCGCCCGGTCCCGCGTCAGAGGTACGGGCCGCCGCTGCGGCCGTGCTCCGGGCCCACCTCGCCCTGGTCGTCGCCGCCGAGACTGCCGGGCGGCAGGGCCCGGCGCATCTGTTCGAGCTGCGCCCGCGCGGCCATCTGCTGCGCGAACAGCGTGGTCTGGATGCCGTGGAAGAGCCCTTCGAGCCAGCCGACCAACTGCGCCTGCGCGATGCGCAGCTCCGCCTCCGTCGGCACGGTCTCGTCGGTGAACGGCAGCGTCAGCCGCTCCAGCTCGTCGATCAGGTCGGGCGCGAGGCCGTCCTCCAGCTCCTTCACCGAGCTGGAGTGGATCTCCTTCAGCCGGGCGCGGCTCGCCTCGTCCAGAGGCGCGGCCCGTACCTCCTCCAGCAACTGCTTGATCATGCTGCCGATGCGCATGACCTTCGCCGGCTGCTCGACCTTGTCCGTCAGGGGGATCTCGCGGCTCTCCTCGTCCGCGCCGCCGTCGCCCGGCGCGACGGTCCCGCGTGCCATGCCGTCGGGTCCTACCACCACCACCTGGGGGGAATCTGACGGGCGCTCGTTGCTCGGAGTATTCATGCGTCCATTGTCGCGCACGGGCCGGGCGGCGGGGGTGCCGGGATCTTGGGCGGCGGGGGTGGATCTCATGGGCCGGGACGGGGTGCCGGTCGGAGCGCTCGGGGGCCATCCGGAGGTCTCGGGGTCAGCGGCGGCGGAGGCGGAGGGCGAAGTACGCCAGGCCCAGGCCGGTGAGGGCCATGCCGGTGCCGAGGGGCAGCACGCGGTCCGCCGTGCGGGAGCTGCGCCGCGGAGGGCGGTCGGCGGCGTCGGCCTGGGCGTCCGGGACGAAGGTGAGGCTCTGCGCCGGGGCCGGGGTGTGGTCGGTGCCGGGTACGGGGGCGTTGCTGCTGCGGTACGGGGCGGGGTCGCGGGGGCGGACGTGCGGGGGGCCCGGAGGGCCGGGGGCGGGAGCGGAGGCGCGGGGGCGGTCGGGGCGGCCCGGGCGGCCGGGGCGGCCGGGGCGGTGGCCCCGGGGGCGGTCGCGGGCGGCGTCGCGGCGCTTGCCGTGGGGGGTGGGAGTGGTTGCGGGGGAGCGGTCGGCGTGCGGGGACCGGGGGGCGGTGGGGCGGTCCGGGCGCGGGGCCGCGGGCGGTGCCGGAGGGCAGGGGCGGGGGGTGCGGTCCCGGTTCGGCGGGCCGGGGCGGGGCGGGACGGGGGGTGCGGGCCGGTCGGCACCGGGGGCGCGGGGTTCCCCGGGGGCGCCGGGGGGCGGTGGGCCGGGGGGCCCGGGGCGGCGCGGGCGGTCGGGGCGGGGTGGCGCGGTGACGTCGCCGGGGGGTGGGGCGGTGTCCGGGCGACCGGGGTGGCGACGGCCTTCGCCGGCGCCGTTGCCGGCGAGGCGGTCGGGGCGGCGGGGGCGGTCGGCGTCGCGGTCGCGGTCGTGATCACGGTCGGGGTCCGGGTCGGGGTCGCGGTCGTGATCGCGGTCACGGTCGCGGTCGGCGTCGCGCTCACGGTCGTGATCGCCGTCGGCGTCGCGGTCGCGGTCCTCGTCGCGATCGGAGGGGCGTGCCGCGGTGCGGGGGCGGTCGTCTCCGGTGCCGGGACGGTCGTCCGCGGTACGGGGGCGGTCCGGCGCCGCGCGCGGGCGGCTGCCCGGCCTGCCATGCCCGGCCTCCGGCGCACCGCGGCCGCGGCCGGCGGCCTGGTTCGCCGACGTCCCCGCGGCGCGGGCGCGCTCGGTCACCGCGCCCTCCCGGGCCGTCCCGGGGCGGGTGCCGGTCCGCGCCGCGGCGCCCGCCGCGTGCGGCGTCCCGCGCTGCTCCCCGTACGCCGTCGGCCGCCCCGCGCCGCCGCCCGCCGGCGCGCTTCCGTGCGCGAGCTCCTGCCCCGCCACGGTCCCCTGCCACAGCACCACCGCCACCACCCCGGCCGCGAGGCGCGGACGACGTGCGGGAGCAGCCACGGCGGAGACCCTTCCGTGCCGGCAGTGCTGACCCGACCAGAGTCACATAATCCGATAATGCCGACATTCGGGGCTACGCCGTGCGGGTGGCCGGCCCGCACGGCGCCACGCCGGTCGCGTACCCGCCCGTCACGTCGTCAGCAGCAGCTTCCCCACGTGCGCGCTCGACTCCATCACCCGGTGCGCCTCCGCCGCCTGCTGCACCGGCAGCGTCCGGTCCACGATCGGCCGCACCCGGTCCGCCTCCACCAGCGGCCACACGTGCTCCCGTACCGCCGACACGATCGCCGCCTTCTCTCCCGGCGGCCGGCCGCGCAGCGACGTCGCCGTGATCGCCCCGCGCTTGGCCAGCAGCGCGCCGAGGTTCAGCTCCCCCTTCCC
Proteins encoded:
- a CDS encoding bacterial proteasome activator family protein, yielding MNTPSNERPSDSPQVVVVGPDGMARGTVAPGDGGADEESREIPLTDKVEQPAKVMRIGSMIKQLLEEVRAAPLDEASRARLKEIHSSSVKELEDGLAPDLIDELERLTLPFTDETVPTEAELRIAQAQLVGWLEGLFHGIQTTLFAQQMAARAQLEQMRRALPPGSLGGDDQGEVGPEHGRSGGPYL